A DNA window from Pseudomonas tohonis contains the following coding sequences:
- a CDS encoding nuclease-related domain-containing protein has protein sequence MDFTPLIAQAWFTFAWFIPLMILIGLLKSPLGKGYIGECLVRLFAHWQLDRQTYQRLHNVTLATLDGTTQIDHVFLSRYGIFVLETKNMSGWIFGSEQQAQWTQKLYKHSYKFQNPLRQNYKHLKALEATLGIAPEHLHSVITFVGGSTFKTAMPANVTEGIGFIRYIKSFQQPVFSDAQVATLVRALQTGRRAPTLATHREHVQNLQRRNDPSAERQCPKCGNALVIRTVKSGVNAGKQFWGCSTFPKCRTLKSLK, from the coding sequence ATGGATTTCACACCGCTCATTGCACAAGCCTGGTTTACCTTCGCCTGGTTCATCCCGCTGATGATCCTCATCGGCCTGCTCAAGTCCCCCCTGGGCAAGGGCTATATCGGCGAATGCCTCGTCCGGCTCTTCGCCCACTGGCAACTGGACAGGCAGACCTACCAGCGCCTGCACAACGTCACCCTCGCCACCCTCGACGGCACCACCCAGATCGACCACGTCTTCCTCTCCCGCTACGGCATCTTCGTGCTGGAAACCAAGAACATGAGCGGCTGGATATTCGGCAGCGAACAGCAGGCCCAGTGGACGCAGAAGCTCTACAAGCACAGCTACAAGTTCCAGAACCCGCTGCGGCAGAACTACAAACACCTCAAGGCCCTCGAAGCCACCCTCGGCATCGCCCCCGAGCACCTGCATTCGGTCATCACCTTCGTCGGCGGCAGCACCTTCAAGACCGCCATGCCCGCGAACGTCACCGAGGGCATCGGCTTCATCCGCTACATCAAGTCATTCCAGCAGCCGGTTTTCAGCGACGCCCAGGTCGCCACCCTGGTCCGCGCCCTGCAAACCGGCCGCCGCGCGCCGACTCTCGCCACCCACCGCGAGCATGTGCAGAACCTGCAGCGCCGCAATGACCCCAGCGCCGAGCGGCAATGCCCCAAGTGCGGGAATGCGCTGGTGATTCGAACGGTGAAGTCGGGGGTAAATGCAGGAAAGCAGTTCTGGGGTTGTTCGACCTTTCCCAAGTGTCGAACTCTGAAGAGCCTTAAATAG
- a CDS encoding filamentous hemagglutinin N-terminal domain-containing protein, producing the protein MNHVYRLLWNAAHGTYVPAPENATGQGKRARARTLLAVLLAGASGHALALPTDGQVSLGQGSIASAEGSMTVTQSSQNLAINWNSFNIAQGEKVSFVQPNSSAIALNRVVGSDPSSIYGTLQANGQVFLINPNGILFAPGAQVNVGGLVASTLDLSDQDLAAGNFAFAGKGGRVTNHGSITANGGYVALLGAQVSNEGTLTARLGSAALAAGDKVTLDFAGDQLVSLEVDKGTLQALAQNKQLIQADGGQVILTAKAAEGLLNAVVNNEGIVEAGSVSQHDGVIRLEGDRLANTGTLDASGATGGRISLAGQGIIQAGTIHADGEGGVVTVNAAQGALQTTQGQITANGSTQGGSIRVNGGDSSFISGSLSANGQRGGDITVTGQTVNLAAATLKADGTAKGGAIRIGGDAHGANPEVANARTTRVNAYSNLSAKGADGDIVVWSDTRTDFRGQAATGERGFIEVSSKGTLNYGGQVNAGQGGEVLFDPTNLVITDTISDQVYLDLADPNPQAGAQHGSGNIVQLANGNIVVGSPTAYFGNISTGAAFLYNGRTGGLISALYGSTAGDSIGSGGVAALAGSNVAVASPDWDNGALTDVGAVTWFNGTTGLSGFVSAANSLTGSTAGDRVGLNITTLTNGNYIVGTPDWHNGSAASAGAVTYGYANQALTGVVSAANSLVGSSTGDRVGANVLALKQGNAITWSSLWDNGTAVDAGAVTWMSGTGPTVGVIGAANSMVGTQDNDFLGTDSNLNSGIVSLGNGNVLVFSKHWHLTPLIDTGAVTWMSGSTATTGVVDASNSLIGSYAADRVGYISNHPYGDKPSYVELANGNVVVTSGYWNGSAGAATWMSGTGPTAGVIGAGNSLVGSTANDRVGSYGITVLNNGHYVVNSPYWSDGLNPEVGAATWGDGNGGTAGAISAANSLVGSRAYDHVGLSSTALSNGHYVVNSPDWSDGINPQVGASTWGNGNGGTVGLINAGNSLVGSTAYDHVGIASTALTNGHYVVTSPQWNDVLNGLTQVGAVTWANGDGSTVGAVSAANSMLGDMNNDQVGDGGVFALPGGNYLIRSGQWHDFTGNVAWRNGSAASTGTFDRSNAMVGTWSPNITLLSNGKFVVHFGYWGDTQGYVAVGSNDGSFVGGIDTTTALIGGYRRARLGAEGGVRDLGNGSFVVYGFFATNPSGVASAGSITFIDSNAPIVGLTSANNTFYGSARDQLTRGGIQVLPNHDYLVPYSRWSGDGSTPGIGAVVIGSGSGGLTGYASASNALVGLQSGDQLGSGGIQLLAGNDFLVRSPNATVDGLGGAGSLWLVQRGADLASTLNNSAGNQAVSPGAIAKAAVAGSTLTLQASNDITVNSTISVDGALKLLASNRLTLNAGITSQATGTAIELAGQAFTNNLGANALSTPNGRWLVWSANPTGDTRGGLAYDFKQYNASYGSTAVAGSGNGFLYSLAPALTAQLVGNVTKPYDGTTAAALAAANYSVSGAIDGDTVLFDTPTTGHYDTPGVGTGKTVTSSALSIISAENGGKPVYGYQIAQASGAVGTIDPVTPPPATNTSGDPGPRYDVAWSLMVPAEKHRVVAEEPAADLLQVDAGGIRLPAGLDSTY; encoded by the coding sequence ATGAACCACGTCTACCGACTGCTCTGGAACGCCGCCCACGGCACCTACGTGCCTGCCCCCGAGAACGCCACCGGCCAGGGCAAGCGCGCCCGCGCCCGGACCCTGCTCGCCGTGCTCCTCGCCGGCGCCAGCGGCCACGCCCTCGCCTTGCCCACGGACGGCCAGGTCAGCCTGGGGCAAGGCAGCATCGCCAGCGCCGAGGGCAGCATGACCGTCACCCAGTCGTCGCAGAACCTCGCGATCAACTGGAACAGCTTCAACATCGCCCAGGGTGAGAAGGTCAGCTTCGTCCAGCCCAACAGCAGCGCCATCGCCCTCAACCGCGTGGTGGGCAGCGACCCCTCCAGCATCTACGGCACCCTGCAGGCCAACGGCCAGGTGTTCCTGATCAACCCCAACGGCATCCTTTTCGCCCCCGGCGCACAGGTGAACGTCGGCGGCCTGGTGGCCTCGACCCTGGACCTGTCGGACCAGGACCTCGCCGCCGGCAACTTCGCCTTCGCGGGCAAGGGCGGCCGCGTCACCAACCATGGCAGCATCACCGCCAACGGCGGCTACGTGGCCCTCCTCGGCGCCCAGGTCAGCAACGAGGGCACGCTCACGGCCAGGCTCGGCAGCGCCGCCCTGGCGGCAGGGGACAAGGTCACCCTGGACTTCGCCGGCGACCAGCTGGTCAGCCTGGAAGTGGACAAGGGCACCCTCCAGGCCCTGGCCCAGAACAAGCAGCTGATCCAGGCCGACGGCGGCCAGGTGATCCTCACCGCCAAGGCAGCCGAGGGCCTGCTGAACGCCGTCGTGAACAACGAAGGGATCGTCGAGGCCGGCTCGGTGAGCCAGCACGATGGCGTCATCCGCCTGGAAGGCGACAGGCTGGCCAATACCGGCACCCTGGACGCCAGCGGCGCAACCGGTGGCCGCATCAGCCTGGCCGGCCAGGGCATCATCCAGGCCGGCACCATCCATGCCGACGGCGAAGGCGGCGTGGTGACGGTAAACGCCGCCCAAGGCGCCCTGCAGACCACCCAGGGCCAGATCACCGCCAACGGCTCGACCCAGGGCGGCTCCATCCGCGTGAACGGCGGCGACTCGTCGTTCATCTCCGGCAGCTTGAGCGCCAACGGCCAGCGCGGCGGCGACATCACCGTCACCGGGCAGACCGTGAACCTGGCAGCCGCCACCCTGAAGGCCGACGGCACGGCCAAGGGCGGCGCCATCCGCATCGGCGGCGACGCCCACGGAGCGAACCCGGAGGTGGCCAACGCCCGCACCACCCGCGTCAACGCCTACAGCAATCTGAGCGCCAAGGGTGCGGACGGCGACATCGTGGTCTGGTCCGACACGCGCACCGATTTCCGCGGCCAGGCCGCCACGGGCGAGCGCGGCTTCATCGAGGTGTCGAGCAAGGGCACCCTCAACTACGGCGGGCAGGTCAACGCCGGGCAGGGCGGCGAGGTGCTGTTCGACCCCACCAACCTGGTCATCACCGACACGATCAGCGACCAGGTCTACCTCGACCTGGCCGACCCCAACCCCCAGGCCGGGGCGCAGCATGGCAGCGGCAACATCGTGCAGCTGGCCAACGGCAACATCGTCGTCGGCAGCCCCACCGCCTACTTCGGCAACATCAGTACCGGTGCAGCCTTCCTCTACAACGGCAGGACCGGGGGGCTGATCTCCGCCCTCTACGGCAGCACCGCCGGCGACAGCATCGGCTCCGGCGGCGTCGCGGCGCTGGCCGGCAGCAACGTGGCGGTGGCCAGCCCCGACTGGGACAACGGCGCGCTGACCGATGTCGGCGCGGTGACCTGGTTCAACGGCACCACGGGGCTGTCGGGATTCGTCTCCGCCGCCAACTCCTTAACCGGCAGCACCGCCGGCGACCGGGTGGGTCTGAACATCACCACCCTCACCAATGGCAACTACATCGTCGGCACCCCCGACTGGCACAACGGCAGTGCAGCCAGCGCCGGCGCCGTCACTTACGGCTATGCCAACCAGGCCCTCACGGGCGTGGTGAGCGCCGCCAACTCCCTGGTCGGCAGCAGCACCGGCGACCGCGTGGGCGCCAACGTGCTGGCACTGAAGCAGGGCAATGCGATCACCTGGAGCAGCCTCTGGGACAACGGCACCGCAGTCGATGCCGGGGCCGTCACCTGGATGAGCGGCACCGGCCCCACGGTGGGCGTGATCGGCGCTGCCAACTCCATGGTCGGCACCCAGGACAACGACTTCCTCGGCACCGACAGCAACCTCAACAGCGGCATCGTCAGCCTCGGCAACGGCAACGTCCTGGTCTTCAGCAAGCACTGGCACCTCACCCCGCTGATCGATACCGGCGCCGTGACCTGGATGAGCGGTTCCACCGCCACCACCGGCGTGGTGGATGCCAGCAACTCCCTGATCGGCAGCTACGCGGCGGACCGGGTGGGCTACATCTCCAACCACCCCTACGGCGACAAGCCCAGCTATGTCGAGCTGGCCAACGGCAACGTGGTGGTGACCAGCGGGTACTGGAACGGCAGCGCCGGCGCCGCCACCTGGATGAGCGGCACAGGCCCCACGGCCGGCGTCATCGGTGCCGGCAACTCCCTGGTGGGCAGCACCGCCAACGACCGGGTCGGCAGTTACGGCATCACCGTGCTCAACAACGGCCACTACGTGGTCAACAGCCCCTACTGGAGCGATGGCCTCAACCCGGAAGTGGGCGCCGCCACCTGGGGCGACGGCAACGGCGGCACGGCGGGCGCCATCAGCGCCGCCAACTCCCTGGTGGGCAGCAGGGCCTACGACCATGTGGGCTTGTCTTCCACCGCTCTCAGCAACGGTCACTACGTGGTCAATAGCCCCGACTGGAGCGACGGCATCAACCCGCAGGTGGGCGCCTCCACCTGGGGGAATGGCAACGGCGGCACGGTCGGCCTGATCAACGCCGGCAACTCCCTGGTGGGCAGTACCGCCTATGACCATGTGGGCATCGCCTCCACCGCCCTCACCAACGGCCACTACGTGGTCACCAGCCCGCAATGGAACGACGTGCTCAACGGCCTCACCCAGGTCGGCGCGGTCACCTGGGCCAACGGCGACGGCAGCACCGTCGGCGCCGTATCGGCAGCCAACTCCATGCTGGGCGACATGAACAACGACCAGGTCGGCGATGGCGGCGTGTTCGCCCTGCCAGGCGGCAACTACCTGATCAGGAGCGGGCAGTGGCATGACTTCACCGGGAACGTGGCCTGGCGCAACGGCAGCGCCGCCAGCACCGGCACCTTCGACCGCAGCAACGCCATGGTCGGCACCTGGAGCCCGAACATCACGCTACTGAGCAACGGCAAGTTCGTCGTCCACTTCGGTTACTGGGGTGATACCCAGGGCTATGTCGCGGTCGGCAGTAACGACGGCAGCTTCGTCGGCGGCATCGACACCACGACCGCCCTGATCGGCGGCTACCGGCGGGCAAGGCTGGGCGCCGAGGGCGGCGTCCGCGACCTGGGCAATGGCAGCTTCGTGGTCTATGGCTTTTTTGCCACCAACCCAAGTGGCGTGGCCAGCGCCGGCTCCATCACCTTCATCGACAGCAATGCGCCCATCGTCGGCCTGACCAGCGCCAACAACACCTTCTACGGCTCCGCCCGCGACCAGCTGACCCGAGGGGGCATCCAGGTGCTACCCAACCACGACTACCTGGTGCCCTATTCCAGATGGAGCGGCGACGGCTCCACGCCCGGCATCGGCGCCGTGGTCATCGGCAGCGGCAGCGGCGGCCTGACCGGCTACGCCTCCGCCAGCAACGCCCTGGTGGGCCTGCAGTCCGGCGACCAACTGGGCTCCGGCGGCATCCAGCTGCTGGCCGGCAACGACTTCCTGGTGCGCTCGCCCAATGCCACCGTCGACGGCCTGGGCGGTGCCGGCAGCCTGTGGCTGGTGCAGCGCGGCGCCGACCTCGCCAGCACGCTGAACAACAGCGCCGGCAACCAGGCCGTGAGCCCCGGCGCCATCGCCAAGGCCGCCGTCGCCGGCAGCACCCTGACCCTGCAGGCCAGCAACGACATCACCGTCAACAGCACCATCTCCGTGGACGGCGCCCTGAAGCTGCTGGCCAGCAACCGCCTGACCCTGAACGCCGGCATCACCTCCCAGGCCACCGGCACCGCCATCGAACTGGCCGGCCAGGCCTTCACCAACAACCTGGGCGCCAACGCCCTGTCAACGCCCAACGGGCGCTGGCTGGTCTGGTCGGCGAACCCCACCGGCGACACCCGTGGCGGCCTGGCCTACGACTTCAAGCAGTACAACGCCAGCTACGGCAGCACCGCCGTGGCAGGCAGCGGCAACGGCTTCCTCTACAGCCTGGCGCCCGCCCTCACCGCCCAACTCGTCGGCAACGTCACCAAGCCCTACGACGGCACCACCGCCGCCGCCCTGGCCGCCGCCAACTACTCGGTGAGCGGCGCCATCGATGGCGACACGGTGCTGTTCGACACACCGACCACCGGCCACTACGACACCCCCGGAGTCGGCACCGGCAAGACGGTGACCTCCAGCGCGCTGAGCATCATCAGCGCCGAGAACGGCGGCAAACCGGTCTACGGCTACCAGATCGCCCAGGCGAGCGGCGCTGTCGGCACCATCGACCCGGTGACCCCGCCACCTGCCACCAACACCTCGGGTGACCCGGGCCCCCGCTACGACGTGGCCTGGTCGCTGATGGTCCCCGCCGAAAAACACAGGGTGGTCGCCGAGGAACCGGCCGCTGACCTGCTGCAGGTCGATGCCGGCGGCATCCGGCTTCCCGCAGGCCTGGACAGCACCTACTAG
- a CDS encoding ShlB/FhaC/HecB family hemolysin secretion/activation protein has protein sequence MNPKGCSRAVAFALFLAQTALAAQAPDAGQILENIKPPLSLPPATDGVLPEPAPARPAMSLPSDARVYVRAFRITGAREFSEAQLLELLADSTDRELSLADLHALADRITRHFRDHGYLLARAYLPAQDIQDGLLTIAVLEGRLGKIDVDNRSLLSDATAQRQLDDLHPGDAVQAASLERSLLLLNELPGAEVHSTLKPGASVGLTDLDVSLGAGPRLAGSLEADNFDNRYTGSERLGGNLAINSPAGLGDTLSLRGLSSGSGMNYGRLAYQLPVGPQATQVGVAWSEMRYELGEDFESLDAHGKASIGSVYALQPLLRSRQARLDGQLSYEHKRLEDQVDATDTTLDKTLDVWSLGLSGSHQDGLLGGGAMQYGASLVAGNLELDAASAALDDSGLDTRGHYAKLAFQFTRLQRLTDRLSLQVRASGQRAAKNLDSSEKLSLGGAYAVRACPQGEASADDAWLANLELRYAPAPAWQLFGFYDAGGGRISHRPVAGTADNRRTLSGAGLGVNLALPASISLQAFAAWRTGSEPTSDDDRSPRLWLQTVKYF, from the coding sequence ATGAACCCCAAGGGATGCAGCAGAGCAGTCGCATTCGCCCTGTTTCTCGCACAGACGGCCCTGGCCGCCCAGGCCCCCGATGCCGGGCAGATCCTGGAAAACATCAAGCCCCCGCTCAGCCTGCCGCCGGCCACCGACGGCGTCCTGCCCGAGCCGGCACCGGCCCGCCCGGCCATGTCGCTGCCCAGCGACGCCAGGGTCTACGTCAGGGCGTTCCGGATCACCGGAGCCCGCGAATTCAGCGAGGCGCAACTGCTCGAACTGCTCGCCGACAGCACCGACCGCGAACTGAGCCTGGCCGACCTGCACGCCCTGGCCGACCGCATCACCCGCCATTTCCGTGACCACGGCTATCTGCTGGCCCGGGCGTACCTGCCCGCCCAGGACATCCAGGACGGGCTGCTGACCATCGCCGTTCTCGAAGGCCGCCTCGGCAAGATCGATGTGGACAACCGCTCCCTCCTCAGCGACGCCACCGCGCAGCGCCAGCTCGACGACCTGCACCCGGGGGACGCGGTGCAGGCCGCCTCCCTGGAGCGATCCCTGCTGCTGCTCAATGAACTGCCCGGTGCCGAGGTGCACTCCACCCTCAAGCCCGGCGCCTCCGTCGGCCTCACCGACCTGGACGTCTCGCTCGGGGCCGGCCCCCGCCTGGCCGGGAGCCTGGAAGCCGACAACTTCGACAACCGCTACACCGGCAGCGAGCGGCTCGGCGGCAACCTCGCCATCAACAGCCCCGCCGGCCTCGGCGACACCCTCAGCCTGCGCGGCCTGAGCTCCGGCTCGGGGATGAACTACGGCCGCCTGGCCTACCAGTTGCCGGTAGGCCCCCAGGCCACCCAGGTCGGCGTGGCGTGGTCGGAGATGCGCTACGAACTGGGCGAAGACTTCGAATCGCTGGACGCCCACGGCAAGGCCAGCATCGGCTCGGTCTACGCCCTGCAGCCCCTGCTGCGCAGCCGCCAGGCCCGGCTCGACGGCCAACTGAGCTACGAACACAAACGGCTCGAGGATCAGGTCGACGCCACCGACACCACCCTCGACAAGACCCTGGACGTCTGGAGCCTGGGCCTGAGCGGCAGCCACCAGGACGGCCTGCTCGGCGGCGGCGCCATGCAGTACGGCGCAAGCCTCGTGGCCGGCAACCTCGAACTGGACGCCGCCAGCGCCGCCCTCGACGACAGCGGGCTGGACACCCGAGGCCACTACGCCAAGCTCGCCTTCCAGTTCACCCGCCTGCAACGGCTCACCGACAGGCTCAGCCTCCAGGTCCGCGCCTCCGGCCAACGCGCCGCCAAGAACCTCGACTCCTCGGAAAAGCTCAGCCTGGGCGGTGCCTACGCCGTAAGGGCCTGCCCCCAGGGCGAGGCCTCCGCCGACGATGCCTGGCTGGCGAACCTGGAACTGCGCTACGCCCCCGCCCCCGCCTGGCAGCTCTTCGGCTTCTACGACGCAGGCGGCGGACGGATCAGCCATCGCCCCGTGGCCGGCACCGCCGACAACCGCCGCACGCTCTCCGGCGCCGGGCTGGGGGTGAACCTGGCCCTGCCCGCGTCCATCAGCCTGCAGGCCTTCGCCGCCTGGCGCACGGGCAGCGAACCGACCTCCGATGACGACCGCAGCCCGCGTCTCTGGCTGCAGACCGTCAAGTACTTCTGA
- a CDS encoding response regulator — MRISSNPKILLIDDSVADLRVLTEFLSARGLDIVVAFDGKDGYRKAQLLRPDLILLDVHMPGSDGFATCRLLKANPETCAIPVIFLTAANQPQERLTGLTLGAVDYIAKPLIDEAEVVARVQIHLELARRLRAAAPPAPAPAADTRPEAVLVKVATDHLRRDLRQPPSPEMLARLCGTNETRLNEAFHRIVGMPIYGWLREERLSQAQGLLARTETPIGDIGDHLGYTNAASFSKAVRERFGCSPRELRSRLRDEAGLRAPLQQGAADDAC; from the coding sequence ATGCGCATTTCCAGCAACCCGAAGATCCTGCTCATCGACGACTCGGTGGCCGACCTGCGCGTGCTGACGGAGTTTCTGTCGGCCCGGGGCCTGGACATCGTGGTGGCGTTCGACGGCAAGGACGGCTATCGCAAGGCCCAGTTGCTGCGCCCCGACCTGATCCTGCTGGATGTGCACATGCCCGGCAGCGACGGCTTCGCGACCTGCCGGTTGCTCAAGGCCAACCCTGAGACCTGCGCCATCCCGGTGATTTTCCTGACGGCGGCCAACCAGCCGCAGGAGCGCCTGACGGGCCTGACGCTGGGGGCTGTGGACTATATCGCCAAGCCGCTGATCGACGAGGCGGAGGTGGTGGCGCGGGTGCAGATTCACCTGGAGCTCGCGCGCCGCTTGCGCGCCGCCGCCCCTCCCGCCCCGGCCCCGGCAGCCGATACGCGCCCGGAAGCGGTGCTGGTGAAGGTGGCCACCGACCATCTGCGCCGGGACCTGCGCCAGCCGCCCTCGCCGGAAATGCTGGCGCGCCTGTGCGGCACCAATGAAACCCGCCTCAACGAGGCCTTCCACAGGATCGTCGGCATGCCCATCTACGGCTGGTTGCGCGAGGAGCGGCTCAGCCAGGCCCAGGGGCTGCTGGCCCGCACCGAGACGCCCATCGGCGACATCGGTGATCACCTGGGCTACACCAATGCCGCCAGTTTCTCCAAGGCCGTGCGGGAGCGCTTCGGTTGCTCGCCGCGCGAGTTGCGCAGCCGCCTGCGGGATGAGGCCGGCCTTCGCGCACCGCTGCAGCAAGGCGCCGCGGACGATGCCTGCTGA
- a CDS encoding hybrid sensor histidine kinase/response regulator — protein MPADRRLMRLWQVLCLCGLWAMAGGAWAEVLELRDDGAFQVVDRFDLRVDQDGGLDITAVAAAPERFAQVAARTLSQGFDPRPRWLRFSIRNPGTTALTRWLEIGHARLESARLYTLEGDGRWQVQASGLVVPMALRPLPGPTALFPLTLEPGETRTLYVRVQSRSAQYMGIRLWEPQAYRDKQLRFENLRSMAQGGIVLAGLLSLLIFIQLRDMPYLYFGLEMLLISGFEAIIGGLAQQYLWPGTWPFPIVLVPLLGAAVMIMHCQFVRTFLDLRRRGRGWDRTLLGVIGVVIVAALGASLHDYIVWLQVLTLASLVALAAGIITSYQAWRGGNASAGLTLISFGAFGVSVVIREAGLYLGLDPTGPLLASAWPLAVLVMAPFILIAITNRTQQLSAALAVEREANRAKTTFLAHMSHELRTPLNTIIGFAQLLQRGSRRLGPEEGARAIEGSGRHLLHLIDELLDAARAEIGQLEVTAAPLAFRPWLADMVEVARLQAEAAGNGFSLEEHGVVPEYLSIDSRRLRQVLDNLFSNANRHTRDGRIALRYRGEKQGSQVRLCFEVEDSGGGIDGDDLARIFEPFVRGRNQHAEGSRAGVGLGLAIARQLVRCMGGELSVASTPGQGSAFRFHVVGELLAELPAEPAAGDVAVPRPLGDQVVLLVEDDPDLRLLLAEQLSRHQLRVVTAVDGRDAALKWREDVALVITDQFMDGGDGWSVLQWVAERSPATPVVLLSATAPLPPEGFAPHLGFADCLRKPISEAELADLLARFLGLQDLAPSGSESPASDTAARPDAARLAILASLVETGQVTLIEEWAHDLAAEQPECIGFADAVLQAALTLDFPQLAELVGPAEG, from the coding sequence ATGCCTGCTGACCGCCGCCTGATGCGACTCTGGCAGGTGCTGTGCCTGTGCGGCCTTTGGGCGATGGCCGGCGGGGCCTGGGCCGAGGTGCTGGAGCTGCGTGACGATGGTGCCTTCCAGGTGGTGGACCGCTTCGACCTGCGCGTCGATCAGGACGGCGGCCTGGATATCACCGCCGTCGCCGCTGCGCCTGAGCGCTTCGCCCAGGTCGCCGCGCGGACGCTGTCCCAGGGTTTCGATCCGCGGCCACGCTGGTTGCGCTTCAGCATCCGCAACCCGGGTACCACCGCCCTCACTCGCTGGCTGGAGATCGGCCATGCCCGGCTGGAGTCGGCACGGCTCTATACCTTGGAGGGCGACGGCCGCTGGCAGGTCCAGGCCAGCGGCCTGGTGGTGCCCATGGCGTTGCGTCCGCTGCCTGGCCCGACGGCGCTGTTCCCGCTCACCCTCGAGCCTGGCGAGACACGCACGCTCTATGTGCGCGTGCAGTCGCGCTCGGCGCAGTACATGGGCATTCGCCTGTGGGAGCCCCAGGCCTATCGCGACAAGCAGCTGCGGTTCGAGAACCTGCGTTCGATGGCCCAGGGCGGCATCGTCCTGGCGGGCCTGCTGTCCCTGCTGATCTTCATCCAGCTGCGCGACATGCCCTATCTCTATTTCGGCCTGGAGATGCTGCTGATCAGTGGGTTCGAAGCGATCATCGGCGGGCTGGCCCAGCAGTACCTGTGGCCGGGCACCTGGCCGTTCCCGATCGTGCTGGTGCCTCTGCTGGGCGCCGCGGTCATGATCATGCACTGCCAGTTCGTGCGCACGTTCCTCGACCTCAGGCGGCGAGGGCGGGGGTGGGACCGTACGCTGCTCGGCGTGATCGGGGTGGTGATCGTGGCGGCGCTGGGGGCCAGCCTGCACGACTACATCGTCTGGCTACAGGTGCTGACCCTCGCTTCGCTGGTGGCGCTGGCCGCCGGGATCATCACCTCCTACCAGGCCTGGCGGGGTGGCAACGCCTCTGCGGGGCTGACGCTCATTTCCTTCGGGGCGTTCGGTGTCTCGGTGGTGATCCGCGAGGCGGGCCTGTACCTGGGGCTGGACCCTACCGGCCCGCTGTTGGCGAGCGCCTGGCCACTGGCGGTGCTGGTGATGGCGCCGTTTATCCTCATCGCCATCACCAATCGCACCCAGCAGTTGTCCGCCGCGCTGGCGGTGGAGCGCGAAGCCAATCGCGCCAAGACCACCTTCCTGGCGCACATGAGCCATGAGCTGCGTACGCCGCTCAATACCATCATCGGCTTCGCCCAGTTGCTGCAGCGGGGCTCGCGGCGCCTCGGCCCGGAGGAGGGCGCGCGGGCCATCGAAGGCAGCGGGCGCCATCTGCTGCACCTGATCGACGAGCTGCTGGATGCGGCTCGGGCGGAGATCGGCCAGTTGGAGGTGACGGCGGCGCCGCTGGCGTTCCGCCCCTGGCTGGCGGACATGGTGGAGGTCGCGCGGCTGCAGGCCGAGGCGGCTGGCAACGGCTTCTCCCTGGAGGAGCACGGCGTGGTGCCCGAGTACCTGTCCATCGACAGCCGCCGCTTGCGCCAGGTGCTCGACAACCTGTTCAGCAACGCCAACCGGCATACCCGCGATGGCCGCATCGCCCTGCGTTACCGAGGGGAGAAGCAGGGCAGCCAGGTTCGGCTGTGCTTCGAGGTGGAGGACAGCGGCGGCGGTATCGACGGCGACGACCTGGCGAGGATCTTCGAGCCCTTCGTCCGGGGGCGGAACCAGCATGCGGAGGGTTCCCGCGCCGGGGTTGGCCTGGGGCTGGCCATCGCCCGGCAACTGGTGCGCTGCATGGGCGGCGAGCTGAGCGTGGCCAGCACGCCGGGCCAGGGCAGTGCGTTTCGCTTCCATGTGGTGGGCGAGCTGCTGGCGGAGTTGCCGGCGGAGCCGGCTGCCGGTGACGTCGCGGTGCCCCGGCCCCTGGGCGATCAGGTGGTGTTGCTGGTGGAGGATGATCCGGACCTGCGTCTGCTATTGGCCGAGCAGTTGAGCCGGCATCAGCTGCGGGTGGTGACTGCCGTCGATGGCCGGGATGCCGCCCTCAAGTGGCGCGAGGATGTCGCCCTGGTGATCACCGACCAGTTCATGGACGGCGGTGATGGCTGGTCGGTCCTGCAGTGGGTGGCCGAGCGTTCCCCGGCCACGCCGGTGGTCCTGCTTTCCGCCACGGCGCCGTTGCCGCCGGAGGGCTTTGCGCCGCACCTGGGCTTTGCCGACTGCCTGCGAAAGCCGATCAGCGAGGCCGAGCTGGCGGACCTGCTGGCCAGGTTCCTGGGGTTGCAGGACCTGGCCCCGAGCGGTAGCGAATCGCCGGCCTCGGACACCGCCGCCCGGCCGGACGCGGCACGCCTGGCGATTCTGGCGAGCCTGGTGGAAACCGGCCAAGTGACCTTGATCGAGGAATGGGCCCACGACCTGGCGGCCGAGCAGCCGGAATGCATCGGCTTTGCCGATGCCGTGCTGCAGGCGGCGTTGACGCTGGATTTCCCTCAGCTCGCCGAGCTGGTCGGGCCGGCCGAGGGCTGA